One Thermomicrobiales bacterium genomic region harbors:
- a CDS encoding AAA family ATPase, with product MSLQETKGWDAEVDWGEPVYLRSSFFGRQNDLAALSAMLADPAVRLVTITGPSGVGKSRLAAQLYVDSRELFPDSVVFVSLSSVRDPELVLGLLAKSLELREDRDTPVLDRLHERLDDKRILIILDGFEHVLGASRAITELLTRVTGPVVVATSRAPL from the coding sequence ATGTCATTACAGGAAACGAAGGGGTGGGACGCCGAGGTCGACTGGGGCGAACCTGTCTATCTCCGTTCTTCCTTCTTCGGGCGACAGAACGATCTGGCCGCGTTGTCGGCCATGCTCGCCGATCCCGCCGTTCGGTTGGTCACCATCACTGGGCCGAGCGGGGTTGGGAAGTCGCGTCTTGCCGCCCAGCTCTATGTCGATTCGCGCGAGCTTTTTCCTGACAGTGTCGTTTTCGTTTCGCTCTCATCTGTGCGTGATCCGGAACTGGTGCTCGGCTTGCTGGCCAAGTCGCTGGAGTTGCGCGAAGATCGCGATACCCCCGTGCTCGACCGGTTGCACGAACGGCTCGACGACAAGCGAATCCTGATCATCCTCGACGGGTTCGAGCACGTGCTCGGAGCGTCGCGCGCGATTACGGAGTTGCTCACACGGGTGACTGGGCCGGTTGTGGTTGCCACCAGCCGCGCTCCATTG